In Zhaonella formicivorans, one DNA window encodes the following:
- a CDS encoding CLC_0170 family protein → MQLRTNDETMDINVYILLLVLLEQHEGLAIIEKELKQMLGKVFETLQSIFSVWAVVVITICGAWSFLMVNPALAERGLKREAEVAKWGGLLYFIGGISIFLILKVVGFFIG, encoded by the coding sequence ATGCAACTAAGGACTAACGACGAGACCATGGATATCAACGTTTACATTTTGCTGCTGGTTCTGCTGGAGCAGCATGAAGGTCTGGCGATTATAGAAAAGGAGTTAAAACAGATGTTGGGAAAGGTTTTTGAAACGTTGCAAAGCATTTTTTCGGTTTGGGCTGTGGTGGTGATTACCATCTGCGGTGCCTGGTCATTCTTAATGGTCAACCCTGCTTTAGCGGAGCGGGGGTTAAAAAGAGAGGCTGAAGTGGCTAAATGGGGCGGATTGCTCTATTTTATAGGAGGCATAAGCATTTTTTTAATCCTGAAAGTTGTTGGATTTTTTATTGGATAG
- a CDS encoding spore germination protein produces MRYPKKISRKPARFEDIKQEERPLKQLKVSSSLEENLRILKASFKNCNDVIFREFEIGLGRIPAAVIYVDGLVNRLILDNQILKSLMLQAPVFDLNGGEEHVVGACLLSRIKERGLTAGEVKESEELQELANAILSGDVAFFVDGIALALIIGARGWASRNVGEPETESLVRGPREGFTETLRINTALLRRRMKSPDLKMEALQIGTRTKNDVVLAYVDGLVNQEVLQETKRRLQTIEIDGVLESGYIEQLIEDSFLSPFPQMQYTERPDKVIAALLEGRIAIILDGTPFVLIVPATFPQFFQSPEDYYERWIIGSFTRALRIVASYIATFMPAIYIAAVSYHPGLIPTKLLLAIAASREGVPFPPIVEAVMMELSFELFREAGARLPKPIGQTIGIVGGIIIGDAAVSANLASPIMIIVVSVTAIASFTIPAYNLAIGFRLIRFPLMVAAAVLGLYGVMLGFIIINIHMVTMKTFGVSYLSPIVPYQTRDWKDLILRGPLRALLTRPVITGPQDSTRQANRKEKGW; encoded by the coding sequence TTGCGTTATCCAAAAAAAATCAGCAGAAAACCTGCACGTTTTGAGGACATAAAACAAGAGGAAAGGCCTTTAAAGCAGCTTAAAGTTTCAAGCAGTTTAGAAGAGAATTTGCGCATACTCAAAGCAAGCTTTAAAAACTGCAATGACGTTATTTTCCGGGAATTTGAGATTGGCCTGGGCAGGATCCCTGCTGCTGTTATTTACGTTGACGGACTGGTCAACAGACTAATATTAGATAATCAAATTTTAAAATCGCTGATGTTGCAGGCTCCCGTATTTGACCTCAATGGGGGGGAGGAGCATGTTGTGGGCGCTTGTCTCCTTTCCCGCATCAAAGAACGGGGGCTAACTGCAGGTGAAGTCAAAGAAAGCGAGGAACTGCAAGAATTAGCTAATGCTATTCTTTCTGGCGATGTGGCTTTCTTTGTTGATGGCATTGCCCTGGCGTTGATTATCGGCGCCCGGGGCTGGGCCAGCCGGAATGTGGGGGAACCTGAGACGGAATCACTGGTCAGAGGTCCCAGGGAGGGTTTTACCGAAACCCTGCGCATTAATACTGCCCTCTTGCGCCGGAGAATGAAGAGTCCTGATCTAAAGATGGAAGCTTTGCAAATAGGCACCAGGACAAAAAACGATGTAGTGCTGGCTTATGTTGATGGGTTAGTCAATCAGGAGGTGCTGCAAGAGACTAAAAGGCGTTTGCAGACGATTGAGATAGACGGTGTGCTGGAAAGCGGTTATATTGAACAGTTGATTGAAGACAGCTTCCTTTCTCCTTTTCCGCAGATGCAGTATACAGAGCGGCCCGATAAAGTGATAGCGGCATTGTTGGAAGGGAGGATAGCCATAATCTTGGACGGCACTCCTTTTGTGTTGATTGTGCCGGCAACTTTCCCCCAGTTTTTTCAAAGTCCGGAGGATTATTATGAACGTTGGATCATAGGCTCTTTTACCAGAGCGCTGCGGATTGTGGCCTCTTATATTGCCACTTTTATGCCAGCTATTTACATTGCTGCAGTATCCTACCATCCCGGACTGATACCCACCAAGTTGCTTTTAGCTATAGCGGCTTCCAGGGAAGGAGTGCCTTTCCCCCCCATCGTGGAAGCTGTAATGATGGAACTGTCCTTTGAACTTTTCCGGGAAGCGGGCGCCCGCTTGCCTAAACCTATCGGGCAAACCATCGGGATAGTAGGCGGTATTATTATCGGCGATGCCGCCGTGTCTGCCAATCTGGCCAGCCCCATCATGATTATTGTAGTGTCTGTCACCGCCATAGCGTCTTTTACAATTCCTGCCTACAACCTGGCTATTGGCTTTAGGCTTATCCGTTTTCCGCTGATGGTGGCTGCCGCTGTCCTGGGATTATACGGGGTAATGCTGGGATTTATTATTATCAACATTCACATGGTCACCATGAAGACTTTTGGAGTCAGCTATTTGTCTCCGATAGTTCCTTACCAAACCAGGGACTGGAAAGATTTGATCTTAAGAGGGCCTCTCAGAGCTTTGCTCACCCGCCCTGTAATTACCGGGCCCCAGGATAGTACACGCCAAGCCAACAGGAAAGAAAAGGGGTGGTAA
- the glmU gene encoding bifunctional UDP-N-acetylglucosamine diphosphorylase/glucosamine-1-phosphate N-acetyltransferase GlmU, translating into MGRVAAVILAAGKGTRMRSQLPKVLHKVAGKYLIQHVLDTCKKLLVDKIIIIVGHQGELVQEKIGQGPIYAWQREQLGTGHAVLQAGDFITEDVETVLLVCGDTPLLTADTLQNLLEMHQGQGAAATVLTTCMPDPTGYGRIVRDDRNEVVRIVEQKDATPEELAIQEINSGSYCFNARHLKEALLQIRPDNAQGEYYLTDVIAVFKQQGLKVLAYETEDPEEIAGINSRIQLAQAEAVFRRRINEKLMGQGVTILDPGNTYIEGDVQIAPDTVIYPYTFLQGRTVIGRECEIGPNCTIKDSTIAAGVTVTHSVIVESEIGENCQIGPYSYLRPGTRLGRGVKVGDFVELKKTVVGEGSKIPHLSYIGDAVVGQKVNIGAGTITCNYDGKNKWLTEIEDGAFIGSNSNLVAPVKVERNAYVAAGSTITENVPAGALGVARGRQANIPGWVKEKKKQLEEK; encoded by the coding sequence ATGGGCAGAGTAGCTGCGGTTATTTTGGCTGCAGGCAAGGGCACGCGGATGCGTTCCCAATTGCCTAAAGTTTTACATAAAGTGGCCGGCAAATACCTGATTCAGCACGTTTTGGATACGTGTAAAAAGCTGTTAGTTGATAAAATCATCATCATTGTTGGGCACCAGGGAGAACTGGTGCAGGAGAAAATTGGTCAGGGTCCCATCTATGCCTGGCAGAGGGAACAGCTTGGTACCGGGCATGCTGTCCTTCAAGCCGGGGATTTTATTACCGAAGATGTAGAGACTGTGCTTTTGGTTTGTGGTGACACTCCTTTGTTAACTGCGGACACTCTGCAAAACCTGCTGGAAATGCACCAGGGTCAAGGGGCAGCAGCAACGGTGCTGACAACCTGCATGCCCGATCCAACGGGCTACGGACGGATTGTCAGGGATGACCGTAATGAAGTAGTACGGATTGTGGAACAAAAAGATGCTACCCCGGAAGAACTGGCAATTCAAGAAATCAATTCGGGCTCCTATTGCTTTAATGCCCGCCATTTGAAAGAGGCGCTGCTACAAATCCGACCGGATAACGCCCAAGGGGAATATTATTTAACGGATGTGATTGCTGTCTTTAAGCAGCAGGGACTGAAAGTACTGGCTTATGAGACGGAAGATCCTGAAGAAATCGCTGGTATTAACAGCAGAATACAGTTGGCTCAAGCTGAGGCTGTTTTCAGGCGCAGGATCAATGAGAAATTAATGGGGCAAGGAGTAACGATACTTGATCCCGGGAATACCTACATCGAAGGCGATGTGCAAATTGCCCCTGATACAGTTATTTATCCATATACTTTTTTGCAAGGGCGGACTGTTATTGGCAGGGAATGTGAAATTGGCCCCAACTGTACAATCAAGGACAGTACTATAGCAGCGGGTGTTACTGTTACTCATTCCGTTATAGTGGAGAGCGAAATAGGCGAGAACTGCCAAATAGGTCCTTACAGTTATTTACGACCAGGTACCCGGTTAGGTCGAGGTGTTAAGGTAGGAGACTTTGTGGAACTCAAAAAGACGGTGGTCGGTGAAGGCAGCAAAATTCCCCATTTAAGTTACATTGGTGACGCAGTTGTCGGACAAAAGGTCAACATTGGCGCAGGAACTATTACGTGCAATTATGACGGGAAAAACAAATGGTTAACAGAGATCGAGGATGGGGCATTTATCGGCAGCAACAGCAACCTGGTTGCCCCTGTAAAGGTTGAGCGCAATGCGTATGTGGCTGCCGGCTCTACGATTACGGAAAATGTGCCTGCAGGAGCGTTGGGAGTAGCCAGAGGGAGGCAGGCCAATATCCCCGGCTGGGTGAAAGAAAAGAAAAAACAGCTGGAGGAAAAATAG
- a CDS encoding Ger(x)C family spore germination protein, with protein MSRPAKVTARWLLMICMTALALLMTTGCWDRWELEERGMVLGIGLDEAEKAPPIPGVEGELDARGEPVLNVTFQMVDPGQVAGEKKGGGEKGSPYWNLTVESAGSVFEAIREASTRANRSPYLEHVQVLVIGEDLARQGLNKVLDALFRENEIRKRVLVYVTPATAQEVLAVKPRQEGVNAVYLASLQENSKKTSHFPPRVDLGKLSRNIHEGGSYLLPRIIPAKEEVKLIGAGVFKEDKLIGWLGGFESQGVRLVTGQVKGGSVEAVSTRSVPGKKSLDVYEFMELQSTVKPQVQGGQIAFTVQIQTEGRLVEHQNPADTLDEQHLKDMEKEFARAIEKQARLTIEKMQRDFQADVFNFGRALEERYPQVWEQVKNNWSEVFAAAQVEVKAQVNIRRVGISR; from the coding sequence ATGAGTAGGCCCGCTAAGGTTACTGCCCGTTGGTTGCTTATGATCTGCATGACAGCTTTGGCTCTCCTTATGACTACAGGGTGCTGGGACCGGTGGGAATTAGAGGAACGGGGAATGGTGCTGGGTATTGGCCTGGATGAAGCCGAGAAGGCGCCTCCCATTCCGGGCGTGGAAGGAGAGTTAGACGCCAGGGGAGAGCCAGTTTTGAATGTAACCTTCCAAATGGTAGATCCCGGCCAGGTAGCAGGTGAAAAAAAAGGCGGTGGGGAAAAGGGTTCTCCCTATTGGAATCTTACCGTAGAGAGCGCGGGCAGCGTTTTTGAGGCCATCAGAGAAGCGTCCACCCGCGCCAACCGGTCGCCCTATCTGGAACATGTTCAGGTTTTGGTCATTGGAGAAGACCTGGCTCGGCAGGGCCTGAATAAGGTGTTGGACGCACTTTTTCGGGAGAACGAGATCAGGAAACGGGTCCTGGTCTACGTTACCCCGGCTACTGCTCAAGAAGTATTGGCGGTCAAGCCGCGGCAGGAAGGAGTTAATGCGGTTTACCTGGCCAGTTTACAGGAAAACTCCAAAAAAACGTCCCATTTTCCTCCGCGGGTGGATTTAGGAAAGCTCTCCAGAAATATCCACGAAGGAGGTTCTTATCTCCTGCCCCGGATTATACCTGCTAAGGAGGAAGTAAAGCTCATTGGGGCCGGCGTTTTTAAAGAGGACAAGTTAATTGGCTGGCTGGGCGGTTTTGAGTCTCAAGGAGTGCGTTTGGTCACGGGCCAGGTTAAGGGAGGCTCCGTGGAAGCTGTCTCTACCCGTTCCGTGCCGGGAAAAAAGAGTTTAGACGTATATGAATTTATGGAACTACAAAGCACTGTGAAACCCCAAGTTCAAGGGGGGCAAATAGCCTTTACCGTGCAAATCCAAACTGAAGGCCGCTTGGTGGAACACCAAAATCCGGCAGATACGCTGGATGAACAGCATTTAAAAGACATGGAAAAAGAATTTGCCCGGGCCATTGAAAAGCAGGCCCGTTTGACTATTGAAAAAATGCAGCGGGATTTCCAAGCCGATGTTTTCAACTTTGGACGGGCTTTGGAGGAAAGATATCCCCAGGTGTGGGAGCAAGTGAAAAATAATTGGAGTGAAGTATTTGCTGCCGCTCAGGTTGAAGTAAAAGCGCAAGTAAATATCCGGCGTGTGGGAATTAGCAGGTAA
- a CDS encoding GerAB/ArcD/ProY family transporter, whose product MPRGQDKVTPNQVAIGLISTVIGVQILAMPRDLAEAAGRDGWISVILGGLIVGVIIYFLTVLGAMFPGKSIVEYSQEILGRILGILYSLIVFAFYALVAAFVVREFADILKLYLLDKTPVEVIILSMLFVSAYLVNHGVNSLVRVMQVFFPLLVLPLLLLFVMVTPMADFKQLLPPLQKGVLPVLKGVTAGFTIYSGFSVIGFLIPFMEEPRKAIKVCLLAQGLIMAVYLAMFIMSLGVFGPVDMTHLLFPVNDLVRTIEVPGTFIERFDVFLLSIWILAAYTTVTAAYFLTTLSLSQITGLGEPRPLVYLVLPVIYVVAMRPQDITALDAFGRVAGMVSMGLSLTVPLLLIVALLKEKGKDKNE is encoded by the coding sequence ATGCCGCGCGGACAGGATAAAGTAACTCCCAATCAAGTAGCCATCGGTCTAATTTCCACGGTCATAGGGGTACAAATTTTGGCTATGCCTAGGGATTTGGCGGAAGCCGCCGGGCGTGACGGTTGGATATCGGTTATTTTAGGTGGATTAATAGTCGGGGTTATTATTTATTTTCTTACAGTTTTGGGCGCGATGTTTCCCGGAAAGAGCATTGTAGAGTACAGCCAGGAGATACTGGGCAGGATTTTGGGTATTCTTTACAGTCTAATTGTATTTGCTTTTTATGCTTTGGTGGCTGCTTTTGTAGTGCGGGAGTTTGCTGATATTTTAAAGCTTTATTTGTTGGATAAGACACCGGTGGAGGTAATAATTTTAAGCATGCTTTTTGTCAGTGCCTATCTGGTAAACCACGGTGTTAATTCGCTGGTCAGGGTAATGCAGGTATTTTTCCCTCTCCTGGTGCTGCCGTTGCTGTTATTATTTGTAATGGTAACGCCCATGGCTGATTTTAAACAGTTGCTTCCGCCGTTGCAAAAAGGGGTGCTGCCCGTGTTAAAAGGAGTCACTGCCGGGTTTACCATTTACAGTGGCTTTTCGGTGATTGGATTTCTAATACCATTTATGGAGGAACCACGGAAAGCCATTAAAGTCTGCCTGCTTGCCCAGGGTTTGATAATGGCGGTTTACCTGGCGATGTTCATTATGTCGTTGGGTGTTTTTGGGCCTGTGGATATGACTCACCTCCTTTTTCCTGTTAATGACCTGGTAAGGACAATAGAAGTTCCCGGCACATTTATCGAAAGGTTTGATGTTTTCCTTTTAAGCATTTGGATTTTGGCTGCATATACTACAGTTACTGCCGCATACTTTTTGACGACTCTCAGCTTGAGCCAAATAACAGGGTTAGGTGAGCCTCGCCCTCTGGTTTATCTTGTGTTGCCGGTTATTTACGTGGTTGCGATGCGTCCGCAGGATATTACCGCCCTCGATGCATTTGGGCGAGTTGCCGGTATGGTCAGCATGGGCCTGTCTTTGACGGTGCCTTTGCTGTTAATCGTTGCACTGCTTAAAGAAAAGGGGAAAGACAAAAATGAGTAG
- a CDS encoding ribose-phosphate diphosphokinase, whose product MSTSRQRLKIFTANANPGLAEEIADYLGVSLGACKVKRFSDGEISIAIDESVRGADVFIIQPTCNPVNDNLMELLIMIDAMRRASARRITAVMPYYGYARQERKARARDPISAKLVANLLTAAGARRVVAMDLHASAIQGFFDIPVDHLPGVPILAEYYKSKNLQDVVVVSPDIGGVTRARNLAGRIGAELAIIDKRRPQPNVSEIMHIIGNVQDKTVIMIDDIIDTAGTITQGAQALLERGAKEVLVCCTHPVLSGPAVSRLADSIIKEVVVCNTIPVPQEKMIPKMKVLSVAPLLGEAIIRIHEDLSVSKLFD is encoded by the coding sequence ATGTCTACATCTAGACAGAGGTTAAAAATATTTACAGCTAATGCCAACCCTGGCTTGGCAGAAGAAATTGCAGATTATCTGGGGGTCAGTCTGGGTGCCTGTAAAGTTAAAAGGTTCAGTGACGGTGAAATCAGCATCGCCATCGATGAAAGCGTGCGGGGCGCTGATGTTTTTATTATCCAACCTACCTGCAACCCGGTTAACGATAATCTGATGGAACTTTTAATCATGATTGATGCCATGCGCCGGGCGTCGGCCCGTAGAATTACTGCTGTCATGCCTTATTACGGGTATGCGCGGCAGGAAAGAAAAGCGCGGGCCAGAGACCCCATCTCGGCCAAGTTGGTGGCCAACCTCCTGACTGCCGCCGGGGCGCGCAGAGTAGTGGCCATGGACTTGCATGCCAGCGCCATACAGGGTTTTTTCGATATTCCTGTGGACCACCTGCCCGGTGTACCTATTCTGGCCGAATATTACAAAAGTAAAAACTTGCAGGACGTGGTAGTAGTTTCCCCCGATATCGGAGGTGTTACGCGGGCCAGGAATTTGGCCGGCCGCATCGGCGCGGAACTTGCAATTATTGACAAGAGAAGGCCCCAGCCCAATGTCTCCGAAATTATGCATATTATCGGTAATGTACAGGATAAGACTGTGATCATGATCGATGATATCATTGACACGGCGGGAACCATTACTCAGGGGGCTCAGGCTTTGCTGGAGCGGGGCGCCAAGGAAGTGCTGGTATGCTGTACCCACCCGGTGCTTTCCGGACCGGCAGTCAGCCGTTTGGCAGATTCCATCATCAAAGAGGTTGTGGTCTGCAATACTATACCCGTTCCCCAGGAAAAAATGATACCGAAAATGAAAGTCCTGTCGGTAGCGCCCCTTTTAGGTGAAGCAATTATCCGCATTCACGAGGATCTGTCAGTAAGCAAACTGTTTGACTAG
- the pth gene encoding aminoacyl-tRNA hydrolase, which produces MKLIVGLGNPGPRYETTRHNVGFMAADLIADKLGIDFKSSKHEALIAEGSLNGEKILLCKPQTYMNLSGQAVRSVVQWYKLGAEDILVIYDDMDLAVGRLRIRASGSAGGQKGMANIIQLLGTEQLKRIRLGIGRPPLGSQAADFVLSPFSEAEWEVLRELLPKAAEAALAVFADGVEAAMNKYNC; this is translated from the coding sequence ATGAAACTGATTGTTGGTTTGGGCAATCCCGGTCCCCGTTATGAAACCACCAGGCATAACGTGGGCTTTATGGCAGCAGACCTTATCGCTGATAAACTGGGTATTGATTTTAAAAGTTCCAAGCATGAGGCTCTGATAGCCGAAGGCAGCTTAAACGGTGAAAAAATTTTGCTCTGTAAACCGCAAACCTATATGAATTTGAGCGGCCAGGCTGTCCGGTCGGTGGTACAATGGTACAAGCTAGGCGCTGAAGATATACTGGTAATTTACGACGATATGGACCTTGCGGTGGGCAGGCTGCGGATCCGCGCCAGCGGCAGCGCCGGCGGACAGAAAGGTATGGCTAACATCATTCAACTGCTCGGTACCGAACAGTTAAAAAGGATAAGGCTGGGCATTGGCCGACCGCCTCTAGGCTCACAGGCTGCGGATTTTGTGCTTAGCCCTTTCTCCGAGGCGGAATGGGAGGTCCTGAGGGAGCTGTTGCCTAAAGCAGCAGAGGCAGCATTAGCTGTCTTTGCAGACGGGGTGGAGGCTGCGATGAATAAGTACAACTGCTAG
- a CDS encoding PRC-barrel domain-containing protein, which translates to MRPSKKLLGMPIVSLENGEQIGKVKGLILDPQGLNIAALVLEQKGVWFKEARVISFEHIKSAGEHAVTVGHTKYAERASALPQIMQLMKSGVGVIGAKVLTQDGSLLGTVEEFMFDPVTGRITSLEISGRLLDSLFKGKAYLPTEAIVTLGKHAIIVQEGAEQKLERSDSGLQETMKTVKEAGTKMWASTVETTKRLGEQLTKSVEKFTSDEEEETKPPQDKAELPGEASVQNAQNTEDGTNHPKTNA; encoded by the coding sequence GTGCGGCCTAGCAAAAAGCTGTTGGGCATGCCTATAGTAAGCCTGGAAAACGGGGAACAAATCGGCAAGGTAAAAGGGTTGATCTTGGATCCGCAAGGCTTAAACATTGCCGCGCTGGTTCTGGAACAAAAGGGGGTATGGTTTAAAGAGGCAAGAGTTATTTCCTTTGAACATATTAAAAGCGCCGGTGAGCACGCTGTTACTGTGGGGCATACGAAGTATGCGGAAAGAGCCAGCGCTTTACCGCAAATCATGCAGCTGATGAAAAGCGGAGTGGGAGTTATCGGGGCCAAGGTGTTAACCCAGGACGGAAGTCTTTTGGGTACAGTTGAAGAGTTCATGTTTGATCCCGTTACCGGACGGATTACTTCGTTGGAAATCAGCGGAAGGCTCCTGGACTCGCTTTTTAAGGGAAAAGCCTACCTTCCTACGGAAGCAATTGTTACACTCGGCAAACATGCCATAATTGTCCAGGAAGGAGCTGAGCAAAAATTAGAACGTTCGGACTCAGGGCTCCAGGAAACTATGAAAACGGTAAAAGAAGCTGGAACAAAAATGTGGGCATCCACAGTCGAAACCACAAAACGATTAGGAGAGCAGCTCACTAAATCGGTTGAAAAGTTCACCTCCGACGAAGAAGAGGAAACAAAACCTCCCCAGGACAAAGCAGAACTGCCCGGGGAGGCCAGTGTTCAGAATGCGCAAAATACTGAGGATGGGACAAACCACCCAAAAACCAATGCATAA